One Anolis carolinensis isolate JA03-04 chromosome 4, rAnoCar3.1.pri, whole genome shotgun sequence DNA window includes the following coding sequences:
- the LOC100563017 gene encoding ammonium transporter Rh type A-like has product MSRVFSTSLRCRLPFLLFLFQTSLLLVFLLFVTYDEHTDAAAQPSHVDHAANQLYAIFSLFQDIQLMLLVGLGLLLAFMKGYGFSAVANNFLLANFSTQWALVIQGFVHHSQNGKIRLGLYNILTAEFAAVTVLISAGAILGRTSSIQLLLMSLCEIPLYVACEWVTVSYLQAVDVGGTITLHVFACYFGLGASIALYRPGLRLGHPKETPSYISDLLSLVGTVFLWVFWPSFVAVLVQPGDAQHRAVLHTWITLSASAVISFATSSLLEKEGKLNVAHLQNATLAGGVAIGAVANMAITPAGAFILGIISSLVCILGFKYMTPFLATKVRIQDQCGIHNLHGLPGLIGAVGGIIAILLVPDEAYGHQLYQVFPPRAPPLRNITMEATSVGENLARSASQQALFQAAGLGVSFLMSLLGGFLTGLLLKLPFLAQPPDHLCFDDSLYFQIQEPMKALSLDQESGDFRLPLKLHISSPCDGKAEMKQEN; this is encoded by the coding sequence ATGTCCAGGGTGTTCTCCACCAGTCTTCGCTGCCGGTTGCCCTTCTTGCTCTTCCTCTTCCAGACTTCTCTGCTCTTGGTCTTCCTCCTGTTTGTGACCTATGATGAGCACACCGATGCTGCTGCCCAGCCTTCCCATGTTGACCATGCTGCCAACCAGCTCTACGCCATCTTCTCGCTCTTCCAGGACATCCAGTTGATGCTGCTGGTTGGTCTGGGCTTGCTGCTGGCTTTCATGAAGGGCTACGGATTCAGTGCTGTGGCCAACAACTTCCTCTTGGCCAACTTCTCCACCCAGTGGGCCCTGGTCATACAAGGATTTGTACATCACTCCCAGAATGGGAAGATTCGCCTCGGCCTTTACAATATCCTCACGGCTGAATTTGCAGCTGTGACTGTCCTCATCTCTGCCGGAGCCATTTTGGGCCGAACGAGCTCCATCCAGCTTCTTCTCATGAGCCTTTGTGAAATCCCGCTTTACGTAGCCTGTGAATGGGTGACAGTGAGCTACTTGCAAGCTGTGGATGTAGGAGGAACCATCACACTTCATGTCTTTGCTTGCTATTTTGGGTTGGGTGCCTCCATTGCTCTCTACCGCCCAGGGCTGAGATTGGGGCACCCAAAAGAGACCCCTTCTTACATCTCAGATCTTCTGTCCTTGGTAGGAACTGTGTTTCTTTGGGTGTTCTGGCCCAGTTTTGTTGCTGTCCTTGTCCAACCAGGCGATGCCCAGCATAGGGCTGTGCTGCATACATGGATTACTCTCAGCGCCAGTGCTGTGATTTCTTTTGCAACGTCCAGTCTGCTGGAAAAGGAAGGCAAGCTGAATGTGGCTCATTTGCAGAATGCCACCTTGGCCGGAGGAGTGGCCATAGGGGCAGTGGCCAATATGGCTATTACTCCAGCTGGAGCATTCATCCTAGGTATCATTTCCTCCTTGGTCTGCATCCTTGGTTTCAAATACATGACACCGTTCTTGGCCACCAAAGTTCGGATACAGGACCAGTGTGGCATTCACAACCTCCATGGCTTACCGGGGCTCATTGGTGCCGTGGGTGGAATCATAGCCATCTTGTTAGTGCCGGATGAAGCCTACGGGCATCAGCTTTACCAAGTCTTCCCTCCACGTGCCCCACCATTAAGGAACATCACCATGGAGGCAACCTCGGTTGGAGAGAACCTGGCCAGGAGTGCCTCTCAGCAAGCACTCTTCCAGGCCGCAGGCCTCGGGGTCTCCTTCCTCATGTCACTTTTGGGAGGCTTTCTTACCGGGCTGCTTCTGAAATTGCCATTTCTCGCCCAGCCGCCTGACCATCTCTGCTTTGACGATTCCCTTTATTTTCAGATCCAAGAGCCAATGAAGGCCTTGAGTCTTGATCAGGAGAGTGGGGACTTCCGCTTACCATTGAAACTTCACATTTCTTCTCCTTGTGATGGCAAAGCAGAAATGAAACAAGAAAATTGA